In one Streptomyces sp. NBC_01241 genomic region, the following are encoded:
- a CDS encoding glutamate-5-semialdehyde dehydrogenase, translating to MTTFSPYDNMSPVAQAAYRARSAAADLAPLPRAAKDDALLAIADALEVRTSEIVAANAEDVARAREAGTSESIVDRLTLTPERIRAIAADVRDVAALPDPVGEVVRGSTLPNGIDLRQVRVPLGVVGIIYEARPNVTVDAAALCLKSGNAVLLRGSSSAYSSNVALVRVLRDAVGGSGLPADAVQLVPGENRDSVRELMRARGLVDVLIPRGGASLIRTVVEESTVPVIETGTGNCHVYVDAQTDLDMAVDILINSKAQRPSVCNAAETLLVHKDVAADFLPRALDALADAGVTVHGDERVLEYAEGSKATVVAATPEDWETEYLSYDIAAAVVESLDAAVAHIRLWSSGHTEAIVTTSQAAARRFTQLVDSTTVAVNASTRFTDGGQFGFGAEIGISTQKLHARGPMGLPELTSTKYIVTGDGHVR from the coding sequence ATGACCACGTTCTCGCCGTACGACAACATGTCCCCGGTCGCCCAGGCCGCCTACCGGGCACGCTCCGCCGCCGCCGACCTCGCGCCGCTGCCGCGCGCGGCGAAGGACGATGCGCTGCTGGCGATCGCGGACGCGCTGGAGGTGCGGACGAGCGAGATCGTCGCGGCCAACGCCGAGGACGTCGCCCGCGCCCGCGAGGCCGGGACCAGCGAGTCGATCGTCGACCGGCTCACCCTCACGCCGGAGCGGATCCGCGCCATCGCCGCCGACGTGCGGGACGTGGCGGCGCTGCCCGACCCGGTCGGCGAGGTCGTCCGCGGCTCGACCCTGCCCAACGGCATCGATCTGCGACAGGTCCGGGTGCCGCTCGGCGTGGTCGGGATCATCTACGAGGCCCGGCCCAATGTGACGGTCGACGCCGCGGCCCTCTGTCTGAAGTCGGGCAACGCCGTCCTGCTGCGCGGCTCGTCCTCCGCGTACTCCTCGAACGTCGCGCTGGTACGGGTGCTGCGGGACGCCGTCGGGGGCTCCGGCCTGCCGGCCGACGCGGTGCAGTTGGTGCCGGGCGAGAACCGCGACTCGGTGCGGGAACTGATGCGGGCCCGCGGCCTCGTCGACGTCCTCATTCCGCGCGGCGGCGCCTCGCTGATCCGCACGGTGGTCGAGGAGTCCACCGTTCCGGTCATCGAGACCGGCACCGGCAACTGCCATGTGTATGTGGACGCGCAGACCGACCTCGACATGGCCGTCGACATCCTGATCAACTCCAAGGCGCAGCGTCCGAGCGTCTGCAACGCCGCCGAGACGCTCCTGGTCCACAAGGACGTTGCCGCGGACTTCCTGCCGCGCGCCCTGGACGCGCTGGCCGACGCCGGGGTGACCGTGCACGGCGACGAGCGGGTCCTCGAATACGCCGAGGGGTCCAAGGCCACCGTCGTGGCGGCGACGCCGGAGGACTGGGAGACCGAGTACCTCTCGTACGACATCGCCGCCGCCGTCGTGGAGTCGCTGGACGCGGCCGTCGCGCACATCCGGCTCTGGTCCTCCGGCCACACCGAGGCGATCGTCACCACGTCGCAGGCTGCCGCCCGCCGGTTCACTCAACTGGTGGATTCCACGACGGTAGCCGTGAACGCGTCCACCCGGTTCACCGATGGCGGCCAGTTCGGCTTCGGAGCCGAGATCGGCATCTCCACCCAGAAACTGCACGCCAGAGGCCCGATGGGGCTGCCGGAGCTCACCTCGACGAAGTACATCGTCACGGGCGACGGCCACGTGCGGTGA
- the proB gene encoding glutamate 5-kinase, whose product MVKVGSSSLTTAAGGLDADRVDALVDVLARVRSGGEREIVLVSSGAIAAGLAPLGLLRRPKDLARQQAAASVGQGLLVARYTASFARYGVRVGQVLLTSNDTSRRAHYRNAYRTLDQLLDMGALPIVNENDTVATDEIRFGDNDRLAALVAHLVRADLLVLLSDVDGLYDGDPSTPGSSRVAEVAGPEDLAGVTIGSAGKAGVGTGGMVTKVEAARIATAAGVPVVLTSASRAADALAGRDTGTYFHRTGRRSADRLLWLAHASTPQGSLTLDDGAVQAVVERHSSLLPAGIAAVDGEFTAGDPVELRDLEGRPVARGLVNFDAKEIPQLLGRSTRDLARELGPAYEREVVHRDDLVLLHP is encoded by the coding sequence GTGGTCAAGGTCGGTTCCTCATCCCTCACCACCGCGGCCGGCGGCCTCGACGCGGATCGCGTCGACGCGCTCGTCGACGTGCTCGCCAGGGTGAGGAGCGGCGGGGAGCGCGAGATCGTCCTCGTTTCCAGCGGCGCCATCGCGGCCGGACTCGCCCCGCTCGGGCTGCTCCGCCGGCCCAAGGACCTGGCCAGGCAGCAGGCCGCGGCCAGCGTCGGCCAGGGGCTGCTCGTCGCCCGTTACACCGCCTCCTTCGCCCGGTACGGCGTGCGCGTCGGCCAGGTGCTGCTCACCAGCAACGACACCAGCCGCCGCGCCCACTACCGCAACGCCTACCGCACCCTCGACCAGCTCCTGGACATGGGCGCGCTCCCGATCGTCAACGAGAACGACACCGTCGCCACCGACGAGATCCGGTTCGGCGACAACGACCGGCTCGCCGCGCTCGTCGCCCATCTCGTCCGCGCCGATCTCCTGGTCCTCCTCTCCGACGTGGACGGGCTGTACGACGGTGATCCGAGCACTCCGGGCAGCTCACGGGTCGCCGAAGTGGCCGGGCCCGAGGACCTCGCGGGTGTCACCATCGGCAGCGCGGGGAAGGCAGGCGTCGGCACCGGCGGCATGGTCACCAAGGTCGAGGCAGCCCGGATCGCCACGGCTGCCGGCGTCCCCGTCGTCCTCACCTCGGCGAGCCGGGCCGCCGACGCCCTGGCCGGACGCGACACCGGTACGTACTTCCACCGCACCGGACGACGGTCGGCGGACCGGCTGCTCTGGCTCGCCCACGCCTCCACTCCGCAGGGCTCGCTGACCCTCGACGACGGCGCCGTACAGGCGGTCGTCGAACGGCACAGCTCGCTACTGCCCGCCGGAATCGCCGCGGTCGACGGCGAGTTCACCGCGGGCGACCCGGTAGAACTGCGCGACCTCGAAGGCCGTCCCGTGGCCCGCGGACTCGTCAACTTCGACGCCAAGGAGATCCCGCAGCTGCTCGGCCGCTCCACCCGCGACCTGGCGCGCGAGCTCGGTCCGGCATATGAGCGCGAGGTCGTACACAGGGACGATCTCGTCCTCCTGCACCCCTGA
- the rfbC gene encoding dTDP-4-dehydrorhamnose 3,5-epimerase codes for MRPLSIEGAWVHEPKVFPDDRGSFHEWFRGADFRAATDQDLSLVQANCSVSRRGTLRGLHFADVPPSQAKYVKCVRGAVLDVIVDIRVGSPTYKQWEIVRLDDRNHHAVYLSEGLGHGFFALSDDATVIYLCSEAYAPEREHGINPFDPELAIAWPEDIEPLLSPKDEQAPTLAEAERQGLLPRYEDCVSFREQLRAR; via the coding sequence ATGCGACCTCTGTCCATCGAAGGCGCCTGGGTCCACGAGCCGAAGGTGTTCCCCGACGACCGCGGCAGCTTCCACGAGTGGTTCCGCGGCGCGGATTTCCGTGCGGCCACGGACCAGGACCTCAGCCTGGTCCAGGCGAACTGCTCGGTGTCCCGCCGAGGGACCCTGCGCGGTCTTCACTTCGCCGATGTGCCACCCAGCCAGGCCAAGTACGTCAAGTGCGTACGCGGCGCCGTCCTGGACGTCATCGTCGACATCAGGGTCGGTTCCCCGACCTACAAGCAGTGGGAGATCGTCCGCCTCGACGACCGGAACCACCACGCGGTGTATCTCTCGGAAGGCCTCGGCCACGGCTTCTTCGCCCTGAGCGACGACGCGACCGTGATCTATCTCTGCTCGGAGGCATACGCGCCCGAGCGGGAGCACGGCATCAATCCATTCGATCCCGAACTGGCCATCGCCTGGCCCGAGGACATCGAGCCGTTGCTCTCCCCCAAGGACGAGCAGGCGCCGACGCTCGCCGAGGCCGAGCGGCAGGGGCTGCTGCCCCGCTACGAAGACTGCGTCTCCTTCCGCGAGCAGCTGCGCGCACGCTGA